One Haloterrigena salifodinae DNA window includes the following coding sequences:
- a CDS encoding ribose 1,5-bisphosphate isomerase, which yields MDDRGHDVAPAVETTADEIAAMEIRGAATIADAAAEALAIQAERSDADRPDAFEQQLRAAAKTLYETRPTAVSLPNALRYVLAGMDGETVAELRASIVDRAAEFRRDLDRAQSKLGSVGANRLRDGDIVMTHCHSTDALACLEAAVEDGTEIEAIVKETRPRMQGHITAGQLREWGVPVTVIVDGAARRYLDRADHVLVGADSIAADGSVINKIGTSGLAVLARERGVPVTVAAQTIKLHPDTMTGHTVEIERRDEREVLDEEARAAITDGADGVDDGLTAENPAFDVTPPRYVDAIVTEHGQFPPETIVTLMRELFGETVDEPWEL from the coding sequence ATGGACGATCGTGGGCACGACGTCGCGCCGGCCGTCGAAACGACCGCCGACGAGATCGCCGCGATGGAGATCCGCGGAGCCGCGACGATCGCCGACGCGGCTGCCGAGGCGCTGGCGATCCAGGCCGAACGCTCCGACGCGGACCGTCCCGACGCGTTCGAACAGCAGTTGCGTGCGGCCGCGAAGACGCTCTACGAGACGCGCCCGACGGCGGTGAGCCTGCCCAACGCGCTCCGGTACGTCCTCGCCGGAATGGATGGCGAGACCGTCGCGGAGCTGCGCGCCTCGATCGTCGACCGCGCCGCGGAGTTCCGCCGCGATCTGGACCGGGCGCAGTCGAAGCTGGGATCGGTCGGCGCGAACCGGTTGCGCGACGGCGACATCGTGATGACCCACTGCCACTCGACGGACGCGCTGGCCTGTCTCGAGGCCGCCGTCGAGGACGGCACCGAGATCGAGGCGATCGTCAAGGAGACCCGGCCCAGAATGCAGGGCCACATCACGGCCGGCCAGTTACGCGAGTGGGGCGTCCCGGTCACGGTGATCGTCGACGGGGCGGCCCGCCGGTACCTCGATCGGGCGGACCACGTCCTGGTCGGGGCCGACAGCATCGCGGCCGACGGAAGCGTGATCAACAAGATTGGCACCAGCGGGCTGGCGGTGCTCGCCCGCGAGCGCGGCGTGCCGGTGACCGTCGCCGCCCAGACGATCAAGCTCCACCCCGATACCATGACGGGTCACACCGTCGAGATCGAACGCCGCGACGAGCGGGAGGTGCTCGACGAGGAGGCGCGGGCCGCGATCACCGACGGCGCCGACGGCGTCGACGACGGACTGACGGCCGAAAACCCGGCCTTCGACGTCACCCCGCCGCGGTACGTCGACGCGATCGTCACCGAGCACGGCCAGTTCCCGCCGGAAACTATCGTCACGCTGATGCGAGAGCTGTTCGGCGAGACGGTCGACGAACCCTGGGAGCTGTAG
- the deoC gene encoding deoxyribose-phosphate aldolase, which translates to MDRSELAPLIDHTVLGPETSIADVRRVLDEAREYGMNACIPPYAVEAAADYAPDVTLVTVIGFPHGQHSAAAKRREGVLAWKAGADELDVVINVGRLKAGEDDVVRAELAELTAAVPIPVKVIIETALLTDEEKHRACEAAVAADAAMVKTSTGFADSVVSEKQRANGEAVSGGATVADVELMSDYLPVKASGGVGGYDEAVAMLEAGAERIGASSGVAILEGAPE; encoded by the coding sequence ATGGACCGCAGCGAACTCGCCCCCCTGATCGATCACACCGTGCTCGGCCCCGAGACGTCGATCGCCGACGTCCGCCGCGTCCTCGACGAGGCCCGGGAGTACGGCATGAACGCCTGCATTCCGCCCTACGCCGTCGAGGCGGCCGCCGACTACGCGCCCGACGTGACCCTCGTGACGGTGATCGGCTTCCCCCACGGCCAGCACAGCGCCGCGGCGAAGCGACGGGAGGGCGTCCTCGCCTGGAAGGCCGGCGCCGACGAACTCGACGTCGTGATCAACGTCGGCCGGCTGAAAGCCGGCGAGGACGACGTCGTCCGGGCCGAACTCGCGGAGCTCACGGCTGCGGTCCCGATCCCCGTCAAGGTGATCATCGAGACGGCGCTCCTGACCGACGAGGAGAAACACCGCGCCTGCGAGGCCGCGGTCGCGGCCGACGCGGCGATGGTCAAGACTTCGACCGGGTTCGCCGACAGCGTTGTTTCGGAGAAACAACGTGCGAACGGCGAAGCCGTGAGCGGCGGCGCGACCGTCGCGGACGTCGAACTCATGAGCGACTACCTCCCCGTCAAGGCCAGCGGCGGCGTCGGCGGCTACGACGAGGCGGTGGCCATGCTCGAGGCCGGCGCCGAACGGATCGGCGCCTCGAGCGGCGTCGCGATCCTCGAGGGCGCGCCGGAGTAA
- a CDS encoding HPP family protein, which produces MLESVLARLRATRRRLRRLERREFDAFIRWIERTGNLIHLSVLLFVPLLIAAVTWLANVTAAVSFLLFPPLASGTYTLFADPEGRYSTPTKFVGGMTAGALCGWLAIALVDAAGVDGATGVSAIGAALGIFLTGAVTWALDLEEPTAFSTALLVLVTGNAQVVYVLGIVVSSSFVAAVFVVWRNRFYERRAQYLYRTTDGDDHVLVPLDESWDEDGDSEPVARFAAELASAHDAGKIVLLDAVDDAADIAEDEPGPAARRLESFAADLSSAYDIPCEVVVAAGDRTSSLVLRTAREHNCDLIVTPYAEREGGGLSPFIVDLFDSEIDVIAFRSAENRQRWQHALVPVRGAGDTARAMVDFAQRITGSWHPTSVCTCIDRESERRSAETTVADLVDAFNGRFETHVVTEPVESYLERVSSQYDVIFVGSSTDRSAASRFVSPPTFERLSDLETDVAIVHRGRHQ; this is translated from the coding sequence ATGCTCGAGTCGGTGTTGGCGCGGCTCCGCGCGACGCGACGGCGACTGCGGCGGCTGGAGCGACGCGAATTCGACGCCTTCATCCGCTGGATCGAACGCACCGGGAACCTGATCCACCTCTCGGTGTTGCTCTTCGTCCCGCTGCTCATTGCCGCGGTGACCTGGCTGGCGAACGTGACGGCCGCCGTCTCCTTCCTCCTGTTTCCGCCGCTGGCCTCCGGAACGTACACCCTCTTCGCCGATCCCGAGGGCCGGTACTCGACGCCGACGAAGTTCGTCGGCGGGATGACCGCGGGAGCACTCTGCGGCTGGCTCGCGATCGCCCTCGTCGACGCCGCGGGCGTCGACGGCGCCACCGGCGTCAGCGCGATCGGCGCGGCGCTCGGCATCTTCCTCACCGGCGCCGTCACCTGGGCGCTCGACCTGGAGGAACCCACCGCGTTCTCGACCGCGCTGCTCGTACTCGTCACCGGTAACGCGCAGGTCGTCTACGTGCTCGGAATCGTCGTCTCGAGTTCGTTCGTCGCGGCCGTCTTCGTCGTCTGGCGGAACCGATTCTACGAGCGCCGAGCGCAGTACCTCTACCGGACGACGGACGGCGACGACCACGTCCTCGTCCCGCTGGACGAGAGTTGGGACGAGGACGGCGATTCGGAACCGGTCGCCCGCTTCGCCGCCGAACTCGCGAGCGCTCACGACGCCGGGAAGATCGTCCTCCTCGACGCCGTCGACGACGCCGCCGACATCGCCGAGGACGAACCAGGGCCCGCGGCTCGCCGCCTCGAGTCCTTCGCGGCCGATCTCTCATCGGCGTACGACATTCCCTGCGAGGTCGTCGTCGCGGCCGGCGACCGCACGTCGTCGCTGGTGCTCCGGACGGCCAGAGAGCACAACTGCGATCTGATCGTCACGCCGTACGCCGAGCGTGAGGGGGGCGGCCTCTCGCCGTTCATCGTCGACCTGTTCGACAGCGAGATCGACGTCATCGCCTTCCGTTCCGCCGAAAACCGCCAGCGCTGGCAGCACGCGCTGGTCCCGGTTCGGGGCGCCGGTGACACCGCCCGCGCGATGGTCGATTTCGCCCAGCGGATCACCGGCTCCTGGCACCCGACCAGCGTCTGTACCTGCATCGACCGCGAGTCCGAGCGCCGCTCCGCGGAGACCACCGTCGCGGACCTCGTTGACGCCTTCAACGGCCGCTTCGAGACCCACGTCGTCACCGAACCCGTCGAGTCCTACCTCGAGCGCGTCTCGTCCCAGTACGACGTGATCTTCGTCGGCTCGAGCACCGACCGCTCGGCCGCCTCGCGGTTCGTCTCGCCGCCGACGTTCGAGCGACTCAGCGACCTCGAGACCGACGTCGCGATCGTCCACCGCGGTCGCCATCAGTAG
- a CDS encoding AzlD family protein: protein MSSSPATALEPTTVGVVLAMAVVTYATKAGGLWLVGRLELTERAETALEVLPGVIVVSIVAGELVEGGPEEWLGAAVVALVVWKTERLPLALVAGIGTVVLLRGSA from the coding sequence ATGAGTTCGAGCCCCGCGACGGCGCTCGAGCCGACAACCGTCGGCGTCGTCCTCGCGATGGCCGTCGTCACCTACGCGACGAAGGCCGGCGGACTGTGGCTGGTTGGACGACTCGAACTCACCGAACGGGCCGAAACCGCGCTCGAGGTGCTCCCCGGCGTTATCGTCGTTTCGATCGTCGCCGGCGAACTGGTCGAGGGCGGTCCAGAAGAGTGGCTCGGAGCGGCCGTGGTCGCGCTCGTCGTCTGGAAGACGGAGCGGCTCCCGCTGGCGCTGGTCGCCGGCATCGGGACGGTCGTACTGCTCCGTGGGAGCGCCTGA
- a CDS encoding AzlC family ABC transporter permease — protein sequence MTETDSSGDRGRSVTTADGDESETDGRPTADATSTRRVAFSRSGARRGFRDCLPVAVGVAGYGVAFGVLASQAGLSAAEATLMSATVLAGAAQLLAVDLWAASASVATIVLATAAVNLRYLLLGATLRPWFADRSALETYGSAFFTADENWALTMRAFVDAGATDGADGSEPTDAAYLLGSGLAIWLLWVAATVVGVFASDGVADPARYGLDAAFLAVFVAIAVDLWDGRTDLLPWTAAFTAALATAVAVPGRWYLLAGALAGGLVGVRRADVGVDSRGVGG from the coding sequence ATGACGGAAACGGACTCGAGCGGCGACCGCGGCCGGAGCGTCACGACCGCGGACGGAGACGAGAGCGAGACCGACGGACGACCGACCGCGGACGCGACGTCGACGCGCCGGGTAGCCTTCTCGCGATCGGGGGCGCGACGGGGGTTTCGGGACTGTCTTCCGGTCGCGGTCGGCGTAGCCGGCTATGGCGTCGCCTTCGGCGTGCTCGCGTCGCAGGCGGGGTTGAGCGCCGCAGAGGCGACGCTGATGAGCGCGACGGTGCTGGCCGGGGCCGCGCAGTTGCTCGCGGTCGACCTCTGGGCGGCGTCGGCTTCGGTCGCGACGATCGTCCTCGCGACGGCGGCGGTCAACCTCCGATACCTGCTCCTGGGTGCGACGCTCCGGCCGTGGTTCGCCGACCGGTCCGCGCTCGAGACCTACGGGAGCGCCTTCTTCACCGCCGACGAGAACTGGGCGCTGACGATGCGCGCGTTCGTCGACGCCGGCGCTACCGACGGCGCGGACGGAAGCGAACCGACTGACGCCGCGTACCTCCTCGGAAGCGGCCTCGCGATCTGGCTCCTGTGGGTCGCTGCAACAGTCGTCGGGGTCTTCGCGAGCGACGGCGTCGCCGATCCAGCACGGTACGGCCTCGACGCCGCGTTCCTCGCTGTTTTCGTCGCGATCGCCGTCGACCTCTGGGACGGGCGGACCGACCTGCTGCCGTGGACGGCCGCCTTCACCGCTGCACTGGCGACCGCCGTCGCCGTGCCCGGGCGCTGGTATCTGCTCGCCGGCGCGCTGGCGGGCGGTCTGGTCGGCGTCCGCCGCGCCGACGTCGGGGTCGACTCGCGCGGGGTGGGCGGATGA
- a CDS encoding DUF7347 domain-containing protein, translated as MAIPTWTWAERAQEGSLAVVGADEQTDDRETAADLSRTADEFELLASPIRLEILLALADRETPLRYTDLRAATSIDDNGKLNYHLRRLEPYVSGGDGNDDENGSSGNDDGARDDGGAGYELTPRGRRLLDRLSLS; from the coding sequence ATGGCGATTCCGACGTGGACGTGGGCCGAACGCGCGCAGGAGGGATCGCTGGCTGTCGTCGGCGCCGACGAGCAGACGGACGACCGCGAGACCGCGGCGGATCTGTCGCGGACCGCCGACGAGTTCGAACTGCTCGCGAGTCCGATCCGACTCGAGATCCTGCTGGCGCTGGCCGACCGGGAGACGCCGCTGCGCTACACCGACCTCCGGGCGGCGACGTCGATCGACGATAACGGCAAGCTCAATTATCACCTTCGGCGACTCGAGCCGTACGTCTCCGGCGGCGACGGTAACGACGACGAGAACGGTAGTAGCGGTAACGACGACGGTGCCCGCGACGATGGCGGTGCCGGCTACGAACTGACGCCTCGCGGTCGGCGGTTGCTGGACCGACTGTCGCTCTCGTGA
- a CDS encoding NAD-binding protein: MADDRSLRSRLPDNWHRVLSMRAAVALALIVAGLSVATAIVNIGTNAVGGPLSEYVPEAIQSAAAFTGAITGFLMVGSALALRRGLRAGWWATLLLLPLTAAQGLLQSSQYSLPLVALSLLAIPMLLVSHGRFDKALSLSTTQIAAGFALLGVQAYGTFGAYALREDFDGINNILDAFYFTLITSSTVGYGDITPDQTSTEAMLFTMSVLVLGVASFGIAIGALVGPAIQSRITKTLGKMTDSQLELLEDHVLVLGYGELTEPIVDELAANNREFVVVTGDREAAQTLTDRGLAVIRGDPSDEEPLQRAKIDRASAILVATNHDAEDALAILTARQLAPETRIVSAATDRENTRKLEHAGADAVISPSVLGGHLLVQSALGEDESPLIEHIMGGD; this comes from the coding sequence ATGGCCGACGACCGGTCGCTTCGATCGCGGCTGCCCGACAACTGGCATCGGGTCCTCTCGATGCGGGCAGCCGTCGCGCTGGCGCTGATCGTCGCCGGGCTCTCGGTCGCGACGGCGATCGTCAACATCGGCACGAACGCCGTCGGCGGGCCGCTCAGCGAGTACGTCCCTGAGGCGATTCAAAGCGCAGCGGCGTTCACCGGGGCGATCACGGGGTTCCTGATGGTCGGTAGCGCGCTCGCACTTCGGCGGGGGCTGCGGGCGGGTTGGTGGGCGACGCTGCTGTTGCTCCCGCTGACCGCCGCCCAGGGACTGCTCCAGTCGAGTCAGTACTCGCTGCCGCTGGTCGCGCTCTCGCTGCTCGCGATTCCGATGCTGCTGGTCAGTCACGGGCGCTTCGACAAGGCGCTCTCGCTGAGCACGACACAGATCGCCGCCGGCTTCGCGCTGCTGGGCGTGCAAGCCTACGGAACCTTCGGCGCCTACGCGCTCCGCGAGGACTTCGATGGGATCAACAACATCTTAGACGCCTTCTACTTCACGCTGATTACCTCGAGCACGGTCGGCTACGGCGACATCACGCCGGACCAGACGTCGACAGAGGCGATGCTGTTCACCATGTCCGTGCTCGTGCTCGGCGTGGCCAGTTTCGGTATCGCCATCGGGGCGCTCGTCGGACCGGCGATCCAATCTCGCATCACGAAGACACTCGGAAAGATGACCGACTCACAACTCGAGTTACTCGAGGACCACGTCCTCGTGCTCGGCTACGGCGAACTGACGGAACCGATCGTCGACGAACTCGCGGCCAACAACCGGGAGTTCGTCGTCGTGACCGGCGACCGCGAGGCCGCACAGACGCTGACCGACCGCGGCCTGGCGGTGATACGGGGCGACCCCAGCGACGAGGAGCCGCTCCAGCGAGCGAAGATCGACCGCGCGAGCGCGATCCTCGTCGCCACGAATCACGACGCCGAAGACGCGCTGGCGATCCTCACCGCGCGCCAACTCGCCCCCGAGACCCGCATCGTCTCGGCCGCGACCGACCGCGAGAACACGCGAAAGCTCGAGCACGCCGGCGCGGACGCGGTGATCAGCCCGTCGGTGCTCGGCGGACACCTGCTGGTTCAGTCGGCGCTCGGCGAGGACGAGAGTCCGCTGATCGAGCACATCATGGGCGGCGACTGA
- a CDS encoding potassium transporter TrkA, with protein sequence MALPVEVLLGIYLGLLTGIVPAFVAGSLGFLVRYFTGVTLPGFGVVVLALSIASVQGGLLGLIEPTIAQSPRLLVAVLVVLMLALYAHNQGDKLGAELPRRLSLTSIRQRTLSTDVVELVGTMGRVTVRPTGEIHDMEGYPPLSPDLRRSLKNGSWRLPADLPLSELESRLEERLRTDHDLADVSVTIDERARAVITAAPPSGGLSKRIPDGRRAVSIATLVPTGLARGDEVSIRAGERTLSATVLSARTEIDDEHAADESVVPDDETPVPDGGDPAADAVPAPKPSAASAGGIGRVTVAVARRDVKSLLETETPKLVVRSRGTSREFEAFALVRRAEHAIRRLTVGSSADADARDAADVTVLAARRQGSETGGRRSGWVFAPGIERSLEPGDEVFVAGPEAATDEFVEAVAR encoded by the coding sequence ATGGCGCTCCCGGTCGAAGTCCTGCTCGGCATCTATCTCGGTCTTCTGACGGGTATCGTCCCCGCGTTCGTCGCCGGCTCGCTCGGCTTTCTCGTCCGCTACTTCACCGGCGTGACGCTGCCCGGCTTCGGTGTCGTCGTCCTCGCGCTCTCGATCGCCAGCGTGCAGGGCGGCCTGCTCGGCCTCATCGAGCCCACCATCGCCCAGTCGCCGCGGCTGCTGGTCGCCGTCCTCGTCGTCCTCATGCTCGCGCTCTACGCCCACAATCAGGGGGACAAGCTCGGCGCCGAACTCCCTCGGCGGCTCTCGCTCACCTCGATCCGCCAGCGGACGCTGTCGACCGACGTCGTCGAACTCGTCGGCACCATGGGTCGGGTCACGGTCCGTCCGACCGGCGAGATCCACGACATGGAGGGCTACCCGCCGCTGTCACCGGACCTCCGCCGGTCGCTGAAGAACGGCTCGTGGCGACTCCCCGCGGATCTGCCGCTGTCGGAACTCGAGTCCCGCCTCGAGGAGCGGCTGCGGACCGACCACGATCTGGCCGACGTCAGCGTGACGATCGACGAACGGGCCCGCGCGGTGATCACCGCGGCCCCGCCCTCGGGCGGCCTCTCGAAGCGAATCCCCGACGGGCGTCGCGCCGTCTCGATCGCGACGCTGGTCCCGACCGGGCTCGCGCGCGGCGACGAGGTGTCGATCCGCGCCGGTGAGCGAACGCTCTCCGCCACGGTGTTGAGCGCCCGGACGGAGATCGACGACGAACACGCGGCCGACGAGTCGGTCGTCCCCGACGACGAGACGCCGGTCCCCGACGGCGGCGATCCGGCGGCCGACGCCGTCCCCGCTCCCAAACCGAGCGCGGCCAGCGCCGGCGGAATCGGCCGCGTCACCGTCGCAGTCGCCCGCCGAGACGTAAAGTCGCTGCTCGAGACCGAGACGCCGAAGTTAGTCGTCCGGTCCCGTGGGACCAGCCGGGAGTTCGAGGCCTTCGCGCTGGTCAGGCGGGCCGAGCACGCGATCCGGCGACTCACCGTCGGCTCGAGTGCGGACGCCGACGCCCGCGACGCGGCGGACGTGACGGTGCTGGCCGCCCGCCGACAGGGCAGCGAGACCGGCGGCCGTCGCAGCGGCTGGGTGTTCGCCCCCGGCATCGAACGGTCGCTCGAGCCCGGCGACGAGGTGTTCGTCGCGGGGCCGGAGGCGGCGACCGACGAGTTCGTGGAGGCGGTCGCCAGATGA
- a CDS encoding TrkA C-terminal domain-containing protein translates to MTLPAALGLEPILAQAVSTEALFDALVGIAGFALLAGGTAAGVAFVFRWYSADGIPEGVAILLGVSMVAIWLNAQSALQQVISGDAELLELSTVAFTVAAFVASAIAADGGRRLGDHLATDVFAVATPRTITEVGQLVRSAGRVVAVELPEEIADVDGYDPVEESTKIELTGHTLLFPRRLSTDDLRERLIARLERDYGIGHVDVEFGTDRTIDYLALGSRPAGIGSTLAPGTVAVAIRGDPAPDASPGDAVRIWHRDDDSLRRAAGGELRGVADDVATVAVDADDAGTLSTDEEYRLVTLPRDPGAERDLVSLLRAADETVTTLPVDADDPLEGAAVGSLPVFVLAVDRGAAGADPLALPSGETRLEAGDVAYVLGRPDALRRIGDLERPLTADLESDSDVDADAGASAGSEANSDADSDPETDPTADDETESVDDAPPERTRER, encoded by the coding sequence ATGACGCTGCCGGCCGCCCTCGGACTCGAGCCGATCCTCGCACAGGCGGTTTCCACGGAGGCGCTGTTCGACGCGCTCGTCGGGATCGCGGGCTTCGCGCTGCTAGCGGGCGGGACCGCCGCCGGCGTCGCCTTCGTCTTCCGCTGGTACAGCGCCGACGGGATCCCCGAAGGGGTCGCGATCTTACTCGGCGTGTCGATGGTCGCGATCTGGCTCAACGCTCAGTCGGCGCTCCAGCAGGTGATCAGCGGCGACGCGGAACTCCTCGAGCTGAGTACGGTCGCGTTCACCGTTGCCGCGTTCGTCGCGAGCGCGATCGCCGCCGACGGCGGCCGGCGGCTGGGCGATCACCTCGCGACGGACGTCTTCGCCGTCGCGACGCCGCGGACGATCACCGAGGTCGGACAGCTGGTCCGATCGGCTGGCCGCGTCGTCGCCGTCGAACTCCCGGAGGAGATCGCGGACGTCGACGGCTACGACCCCGTCGAGGAGTCGACCAAGATCGAACTAACCGGCCACACGCTGCTGTTCCCGCGCCGGCTGTCGACCGACGACCTCCGCGAGCGACTGATCGCCCGCCTCGAGCGCGACTACGGGATCGGCCACGTCGATGTCGAGTTCGGTACCGATCGGACGATCGACTACCTGGCCCTCGGGAGCCGGCCAGCGGGCATCGGGTCGACGCTCGCGCCGGGTACCGTCGCCGTCGCGATCCGCGGCGATCCGGCGCCCGACGCCAGCCCCGGCGACGCCGTCCGAATCTGGCACCGCGACGACGACTCGCTCCGGCGGGCCGCGGGCGGGGAGCTCCGCGGGGTCGCCGACGACGTGGCCACCGTCGCCGTCGACGCCGACGACGCGGGGACGCTCTCGACCGACGAGGAGTACCGACTCGTCACGCTCCCCCGCGACCCCGGCGCCGAGCGGGACCTCGTCTCGCTGCTCCGGGCGGCCGACGAAACCGTGACCACCCTCCCCGTCGACGCGGACGATCCGCTCGAGGGCGCGGCCGTCGGCTCGCTGCCGGTGTTCGTCCTCGCGGTCGACCGCGGCGCGGCCGGCGCCGACCCGCTCGCGCTGCCGTCGGGCGAGACGCGACTCGAGGCCGGCGACGTCGCCTACGTGCTCGGCCGTCCGGACGCCCTGCGGCGGATCGGTGACCTCGAGCGGCCGCTGACGGCCGATCTCGAGTCGGATTCGGACGTGGACGCGGATGCGGGTGCAAGTGCGGGTTCCGAGGCGAATTCCGACGCAGACTCGGATCCGGAGACCGATCCGACCGCGGACGACGAGACGGAGTCGGTCGACGACGCCCCGCCCGAACGCACCCGGGAGCGGTAG
- a CDS encoding ubiquitin-like small modifier protein 1 — MATEWKLFADLAERAGDKHVTVDADAGDTVGDALEQLVADRPDLEARVLEDGELRSQINVLRNGTNVLVEEEGLETVLEEGDELALFPPVSGG; from the coding sequence ATGGCCACCGAGTGGAAGCTCTTCGCCGACCTCGCCGAACGCGCGGGCGACAAACACGTCACCGTCGACGCCGACGCCGGCGACACCGTCGGGGACGCCCTGGAGCAACTCGTCGCCGACCGGCCCGACCTCGAGGCGCGGGTCCTCGAGGACGGCGAGTTGCGCTCGCAGATCAACGTGCTCCGCAACGGGACGAACGTCTTAGTCGAGGAGGAGGGCCTGGAGACGGTGCTCGAAGAGGGAGACGAATTGGCGCTGTTCCCGCCGGTCAGCGGCGGCTAA
- a CDS encoding GNAT family N-acetyltransferase: MVLDSVSDFGLEIRRATHDDYAAVADFTGDIWPDRGGDYIPRVYHEWLEDEPGQGKKTFLAEVDGEPAGIVQGVMLTDDEAWFQSLRVAADYRRRGVSRRLNEATFEWAREQGATVGRVMIFSWNAASFGAARTSGFEPITEFRFAHPDPDPNAAAGLEAEVDDAYRVSSDPTAAWRYWTHSDAREHLDGLAMAPEESWAVRELTRADLAADETAVFAVEGPDGLAGMAYRSRMYEREVDGDSSDDETGTESETETETWAEYGVGAWESVDAARALFAAIARDAADLGADETRVLIPETPRHVTDVPYAGADISEEPDFVLGIDLTGE, from the coding sequence ATGGTACTCGACTCAGTCTCCGATTTCGGCCTCGAGATCCGACGGGCGACCCACGACGACTACGCGGCCGTGGCCGACTTCACGGGCGATATCTGGCCGGACCGCGGCGGCGACTACATCCCGCGGGTCTACCACGAGTGGCTCGAGGACGAACCCGGACAGGGAAAAAAGACGTTCCTCGCGGAGGTCGACGGCGAACCGGCGGGCATCGTGCAGGGTGTCATGCTCACCGACGACGAAGCCTGGTTCCAGAGCCTGCGCGTCGCGGCAGACTATCGGCGACGAGGCGTCAGTCGGCGACTCAACGAGGCGACCTTCGAGTGGGCCCGCGAGCAGGGTGCGACGGTCGGCCGGGTGATGATCTTCTCGTGGAACGCCGCCTCCTTCGGCGCCGCGCGGACTAGCGGCTTCGAGCCGATTACGGAGTTTCGCTTCGCGCACCCGGACCCCGATCCCAACGCCGCCGCGGGCCTCGAGGCCGAGGTCGACGACGCCTACCGCGTCTCGAGCGATCCCACCGCGGCGTGGCGCTACTGGACCCACAGCGACGCGCGCGAGCACCTCGACGGCCTCGCGATGGCCCCCGAGGAGTCGTGGGCCGTCCGAGAACTGACCCGTGCGGATCTCGCAGCCGACGAGACGGCCGTCTTCGCCGTCGAGGGTCCCGACGGGCTGGCCGGAATGGCGTATCGGTCGCGGATGTACGAGCGCGAGGTCGACGGCGACTCGAGCGACGACGAGACCGGAACGGAATCCGAGACGGAAACCGAGACGTGGGCCGAATACGGCGTCGGTGCGTGGGAGAGCGTCGACGCCGCCCGCGCGCTGTTCGCGGCCATCGCCCGCGACGCCGCCGATCTCGGGGCCGACGAAACGCGCGTGCTGATCCCCGAGACGCCCCGTCACGTCACCGACGTGCCCTACGCCGGTGCCGACATCTCCGAGGAGCCGGACTTCGTGCTCGGGATTGACCTGACGGGCGAGTGA